The Sesamum indicum cultivar Zhongzhi No. 13 linkage group LG2, S_indicum_v1.0, whole genome shotgun sequence genome contains a region encoding:
- the LOC105155823 gene encoding stomatal closure-related actin-binding protein 2 isoform X2, whose amino-acid sequence MTRVSPEFGDEVQAVWTLSADVSFQSNQFPKYKLGPDNEILEEIKEDNKGPPLKEVVIRETNQLTEQHKRLSVRDLASKFDKNLAAAAKLSEEAKLKEVASLDGHVLLKKLRDALECLKGRLAGRNKEDVEKAISMVEALAVKLTQKEGELIQEKFEVKKLVNFLKQASEDAKKLVNQEKSFACAEIESARSVVQRIGEALEEQERNQNPGMQQELEELIEEVQEARRIRLMHQPRKVVDMESELRELRLQIREKCTISLNLQNELARSMKAEENMYRLYELSGSETLGSILRIQPCSDKAVELAKCSIQWYRLSSQCSRREAILGANKCVYAPEPIDIGRVLQADITSNGLKVTLTTDGPIKQASDLGSYLEALLRKPNNDFSVVISQMNGRNYSSHSVHLFHIGKTRIKLSRGWITKARESYSRSMQLCGFRGGGNSAAKSLFWQARKGQSFVLVFESERERNGALTLARKYASDCNFMLAGPDDDALL is encoded by the exons ATGACGAGGGTTAGTCCAGAATTTGGAGATGAGGTGCAGGCAGTCTGGACGTTATCAGCCGATGTGAGCTTTCAGTCTAATCAATTTCCTAAGTATAAATTAGGACCTGATAATGAAATTCTAGAGGAGATCAAAGAGGACAACAAGGGTCCACCCCTCAAGGAAGTTGTCATTCGGGAAACAAACCAGCTAACTGAGCAACATAAGCGTCTTTCTGTTCGCGACCTGGCCAGCAAATTTGACAAGAATTTGGCTGCTGCAGCCAAGTTGTCAGAGGAG GCTAAACTTAAGGAGGTGGCATCTTTAGATGGGCATGTGCTTCTGAAGAAGCTTAGGGATGCATTGGAATGTTTGAAAGGAAGATTGGCAGGTCGAAACAAAGAAGATGTGGAGAAAGCTATTTCAATG GTAGAGGCTTTGGCAGTAAAATTAACTCAAAAAGAAGGAGAGCTAATTCAGGAGAAGTTTGAAGTGAAAAAGCTAGTCAACTTTCTCAAGCAG GCCTCTGAAGATGCTAAAAAGTTGGTCAACCAAGAAAAATCTTTTGCTTGTGCTGAAATTGAGAGTGCAAGATCAGTTGTGCAGAGGATTGGAGAGGCCCTTGAGGAACAAGAAAGAAACCAAAACCCGGGGATGCAGCAG GAATTGGAGGAATTAATTGAGGAGGTTCAAGAGGCCAGAAGAATTAGGCTAATGCATCAGCCTAGGAAG GTCGTGGACATGGAAAGTGAACTTCGAGAACTGAGATTACAGATCAGAGAGAAGTGTACAATTTCACTTAACCTTCAAAATGAG CTGGCAAGGAGCATGAAAGCTGAGGAAAATATGTACCGACTATACGAGTTAAGCGGTTCTGAGACATTAGGTTCTATATTAAGGATTCAGCCTTGTTCAGATAAAGCAGTAGAGCTTGCAAAATGTTCGATCCAGTGGTATCGTTTGTCTTCTCAATGCAGCCGGAGGGAAGCTATTTTAG GTGCCAACAAATGTGTTTATGCTCCTGAGCCAATCGACATAGGGCGAGTTCTGCAAGCTGATATAACATCAAATGGCCTAAAAGTCACGCTTACAACTGATGGGCCGATCAAGCAAG CCTCAGACTTGGGGAGCTATCTGGAGGCACTTTTGCGGAAACCAAACAATGACTTCAGT GTGGTTATCTCTCAAATGAATGGACGGAATTATTCGTCACATTCAGTGCACTTGTTCCATATCGGGAAAACAAGGATAAAGCTCAGTAGAGGATGGATCACAAAGGCCAGAGAATCATACTCTAGGTCTATGCAG CTATGTGGATTCAGAGGAGGCGGCAACTCTGCAGCTAAGTCACTGTTTTGGCAGGCTCGGAAAGGACAGTCTTTTGTGCTTGTTTTTGAATCCGAGCGGGAACGAAACGGAGCCCTTACTCTTGCGAGGAAGTATGCCTCTGATTGCAAT TTTATGCTTGCTGGTCCAGACGACGACGCATTGCTGTAA
- the LOC105155822 gene encoding G2/mitotic-specific cyclin-1-like has product MASRVVQQQNRGEVVPGAIKQKNVGAERKNRRALGDIGNVVTVRGVEGKQIPQVSRPVTRSFCAQLLANAQAAAAENNKAANANGAIVVDGALPEKRAAVRKPAQKKAAATTKPKPEEIIEISPDSTEVAEKDKPLKEKAGEKSLKKKAPTLTSTLTARSKAASGLSNKPKVQIVDIDAADVNNDLAVVEYVDEIYKFYKSVENEGRVHDYMDSQPEINEKMRAILIDWLIQVHHKFELNPETLYLTINIVDRYLAAKTTSRRELQLVGLGAMLIASKYEEIWAPEVNELVCISDRTYTNEQVLAMEKRILAALEWYLTVPTPYVFLARFIKASQTDSDVESMVYFLAELGMMNYATLIYCPSMIAASAVYAARCTLNKAPIWNETLKLHTGFSEPQLMDCAKLLVSFHSMAADQKLRGIYRKYSSSERGAVALLPPAKSLLALPH; this is encoded by the exons ATGGCTTCGAGAGTTGTTCAGCAGCAGAACAGAG GAGAGGTAGTCCCGGGGGCTATTAAGCAGAAGAATGTGGGAGCAGAAAGGAAGAATCGTCGTGCACTAGGTGACATAGGAAATGTGGTTACCGTTCGTGGGGTCGAGGGGAAGCAGATTCCTCAGGTTTCTCGTCCGGTTACAAG gAGTTTTTGTGCTCAGTTACTGGCTAATGCACAGGCTGCAGCAGCTGAAAACAACAAG GCTGCAAATGCCAATGGAGCCATTGTGGTGGATGGAGCTCTGCCGGAAAAGAGAGCTGCCGTGCGGAAGCCAGCTCAGAAAAAAGCTGCAGCAACCACCAAACCTAAGCCAGAGGAGATAATTGAAATTAGTCCCGATAGTACAGAAGTTGCAGAGAAGGATAAGCCTCTCAAGGAGAAGGCCGGAGAGAAGTCGTTGAAGAAGAAAGCTCCAACTCTTACTTCAACTCTCACTGCTAGAAGCAAG GCTGCGTCCGGGCTAAGCAATAAACCAAAGGTGCAAATAGTTGACATAGATGCTGCTGACGTGAATAATGACTTGGCTGTTGTTGAATATGTTGATGAGATCTACAAGTTCTACAAGTCAGTTGAG AATGAGGGCCGTGTTCACGATTATATGGATTCACAACCTGAGATAAATGAGAAAATGAGAGCAATTCTGATTGATTGGTTGATTCAAGTTCACCACAAATTCGAGCTCAATCCCGAGACCCTTTACCTCACGATCAACATCGTTGATCGGTATCTTGCAGCTAAGACTACATCAAGAAGGGAGCTGCAGTTGGTGGGGTTGGGAGCAATGCTTATAGCTTCCAAGTATGAAGAAATTTGGGCCCCTGAGGTGAATGAGTTAGTGTGCATCTCAGACAGAACATATACTAACGAGCAGGTCTTGGCTATGGAGAAGCGGATATTGGCCGCGTTGGAATGGTACTTAACGGTCCCGACTCCATACGTTTTCCTTGCCCGCTTCATCAAAGCATCTCAAACTGACTCTGAT GTGGAGAGCATGGTATATTTTCTTGCTGAGCTTGGAATGATGAATTATGCCACACTTATTTACTGTCCATCAATGATTGCCGCCTCGGCAGTCTATGCAGCTCGGTGCACGTTAAATAAAGCCCCCATCTGGAATGAAACTCTTAAGTTGCACACTGGTTTCTCAGAACCACAGCTTAT GGATTGCGCTAAGCTGCTG GTCAGCTTCCACTCCATGGCAGCAGATCAGAAGCTGAGAGGGATTTACAGAAAATACTCGAGTTCGGAGCGAGGGGCTGTCGCACTTCTACCACCAGCCAAGTCTCTTTTGGCTCTGCCTCATTGA
- the LOC105155823 gene encoding stomatal closure-related actin-binding protein 2 isoform X1, with protein sequence MSNANRFFGFLVGAYIKKVGPMTRVSPEFGDEVQAVWTLSADVSFQSNQFPKYKLGPDNEILEEIKEDNKGPPLKEVVIRETNQLTEQHKRLSVRDLASKFDKNLAAAAKLSEEAKLKEVASLDGHVLLKKLRDALECLKGRLAGRNKEDVEKAISMVEALAVKLTQKEGELIQEKFEVKKLVNFLKQASEDAKKLVNQEKSFACAEIESARSVVQRIGEALEEQERNQNPGMQQELEELIEEVQEARRIRLMHQPRKVVDMESELRELRLQIREKCTISLNLQNELARSMKAEENMYRLYELSGSETLGSILRIQPCSDKAVELAKCSIQWYRLSSQCSRREAILGANKCVYAPEPIDIGRVLQADITSNGLKVTLTTDGPIKQASDLGSYLEALLRKPNNDFSVVISQMNGRNYSSHSVHLFHIGKTRIKLSRGWITKARESYSRSMQLCGFRGGGNSAAKSLFWQARKGQSFVLVFESERERNGALTLARKYASDCNFMLAGPDDDALL encoded by the exons ATGAGTAATGCAAATAGGTTCTTCGGGTTTTTGGTTGGTGCTTATATT AAAAAAGTTGGGCCGATGACGAGGGTTAGTCCAGAATTTGGAGATGAGGTGCAGGCAGTCTGGACGTTATCAGCCGATGTGAGCTTTCAGTCTAATCAATTTCCTAAGTATAAATTAGGACCTGATAATGAAATTCTAGAGGAGATCAAAGAGGACAACAAGGGTCCACCCCTCAAGGAAGTTGTCATTCGGGAAACAAACCAGCTAACTGAGCAACATAAGCGTCTTTCTGTTCGCGACCTGGCCAGCAAATTTGACAAGAATTTGGCTGCTGCAGCCAAGTTGTCAGAGGAG GCTAAACTTAAGGAGGTGGCATCTTTAGATGGGCATGTGCTTCTGAAGAAGCTTAGGGATGCATTGGAATGTTTGAAAGGAAGATTGGCAGGTCGAAACAAAGAAGATGTGGAGAAAGCTATTTCAATG GTAGAGGCTTTGGCAGTAAAATTAACTCAAAAAGAAGGAGAGCTAATTCAGGAGAAGTTTGAAGTGAAAAAGCTAGTCAACTTTCTCAAGCAG GCCTCTGAAGATGCTAAAAAGTTGGTCAACCAAGAAAAATCTTTTGCTTGTGCTGAAATTGAGAGTGCAAGATCAGTTGTGCAGAGGATTGGAGAGGCCCTTGAGGAACAAGAAAGAAACCAAAACCCGGGGATGCAGCAG GAATTGGAGGAATTAATTGAGGAGGTTCAAGAGGCCAGAAGAATTAGGCTAATGCATCAGCCTAGGAAG GTCGTGGACATGGAAAGTGAACTTCGAGAACTGAGATTACAGATCAGAGAGAAGTGTACAATTTCACTTAACCTTCAAAATGAG CTGGCAAGGAGCATGAAAGCTGAGGAAAATATGTACCGACTATACGAGTTAAGCGGTTCTGAGACATTAGGTTCTATATTAAGGATTCAGCCTTGTTCAGATAAAGCAGTAGAGCTTGCAAAATGTTCGATCCAGTGGTATCGTTTGTCTTCTCAATGCAGCCGGAGGGAAGCTATTTTAG GTGCCAACAAATGTGTTTATGCTCCTGAGCCAATCGACATAGGGCGAGTTCTGCAAGCTGATATAACATCAAATGGCCTAAAAGTCACGCTTACAACTGATGGGCCGATCAAGCAAG CCTCAGACTTGGGGAGCTATCTGGAGGCACTTTTGCGGAAACCAAACAATGACTTCAGT GTGGTTATCTCTCAAATGAATGGACGGAATTATTCGTCACATTCAGTGCACTTGTTCCATATCGGGAAAACAAGGATAAAGCTCAGTAGAGGATGGATCACAAAGGCCAGAGAATCATACTCTAGGTCTATGCAG CTATGTGGATTCAGAGGAGGCGGCAACTCTGCAGCTAAGTCACTGTTTTGGCAGGCTCGGAAAGGACAGTCTTTTGTGCTTGTTTTTGAATCCGAGCGGGAACGAAACGGAGCCCTTACTCTTGCGAGGAAGTATGCCTCTGATTGCAAT TTTATGCTTGCTGGTCCAGACGACGACGCATTGCTGTAA